The genomic stretch ACTCTGCAACATCTCTTATTTCTTTTTGAATAGTGACAGAATCCACAACATACACAATAGCCTTAGCACTGGTTTTGTACTGATCAAAGAACTTATTCCTTAGCCGTTCTTGACCAGGCAAATCAATAATTCTTAATGTTTTCtgcaaaaataattaacaataaattatcaaGACATTTAGTTGAATGActcctatataatataataataaaaattacattagatGTTATGTAGTcttcaatattttctttcatagaTGTGAAAGTTTGTCTGTACTGTGAGTAGATCAACCTGACGAACAAAAGCGTCTTGCCGGCATCGGATAACCCAGTAAGTAGAACAGAACGGCGCAAATGTCGACGTCGCGAAAAACACCACCAAAATACTGAAACATACAAAACATAGACGTATTTGTTAGGATTCTTATATGATAGAATTCATTAAGGTAGTAAATTTGAAACATAACGAAAAATACTTACGGAAAGTGAATAAAAGCACGATCAAACTTAATAAGGTTATATACCGAGGATCATTCAACACCGGTTCAGTGtgaattttttcttttattacttcAGATTCAGTCTCCATTGTGCTTGCAAAAGAGTTTTCtagttattaatgtaaaaatttcaatttaaagtaaCCTTGAATATTGTTTCACACAATACAATATAGGTACACAAAAACCGAAATGCTTGGAACTATGAAGATTGAAGTTTAAAGTTTTGACATATCACATGTGACGTTAAGACACGGTGACAATGATATTTGGCACTTCGTACGATGTTTTGCAAGTGgggtaaatacaaataaacataataggGTTGCTATAGAAGCGTTCATAATATGCCATTGCTCAAttcataaatgtacatataattatgtacatatgtatccTATCTatattgctttaaatttattactttaaattacaaaatggatccctgaataaatattattccattCCATCAGCCCTATAATCAGCCCTCGGctggaatataaattatacgtacCTATTATGGATACAATTCCACAAACAAACTGTTtagaatagtttaattataaaaggatAATAAATCTTGATTGTCAGTTCCATAAAAGTGCTCACAAGTTAAAATCAATGATTACTTTGTTGATGATTACcgaattatatgaaataagggTTACATTCATACATTATTTGTTATGCTAGAACTCTTACcagaaattattgttaattttaaaggtGTTACTTATTGCTATTTTTAAACAGATATGAGATGGTATTTACACTAGAGTTTAATAAAGAGTTATTTGAAATAAGCCCCTTATGAAGTCTTactgtatcgaataatatttgaTCGTAATGTTGactattttaagtattttatatattacttatttgacaaaataaacgAAAGTGATCACAAAAAGTAAAAGTCAGTGACTTTATTATCACTTATTAGATATGAATGATAAATATCGACAAGTCAATAATTGATACTTGATGCCAGTTTCCATGCAACACTATAGtctatgatgtaaaaaacttagaaattatttcattaaataatagtgaTTGTAATTGTTTACTCAGTCATTAACTACAAAAGGTTTGATAAGAATTTTGTTAATGTTAACTGATAAGGTGTAGAGCAATCATTATACTGTGAGATAATACTTTCCgtgaaataagaaaataactttattaagataatttatgAGTGAAATGACTGAAACTTTTCAATATTAAGTGCATTGATAACTTaagaatataaaagttatatatcaTTAACTAAGCGGAAGACGTATGGGAACTAAGTATATACAACTTTGCTGCAATAGAAACCTACATACTGTACGAAAAATGAGTATCGACATTGGAggttcgttttaattttttttttattttataataaaatttctagtgaacttaattgtaattagttgcaaccacaaaacaaaattgcataataatattcatatttcatcattgagaaaatattatactataattctaatacataattattataaatttaagatataatattttttgttaacacTATTATAACTTgttatacttattgtttttaggCATGAGAATTAGATATAAGGATAGAGAAGAAACTTTTTTAGAAAAACATCTAGTGTCAAAAGAACCATTTGGTCAGTTCAAAGTATGGTTTGAAGAGGCTTGTTCAAGAAAGGAGATTTTGGAACCTAATGCTATGTGTCTTGCAACTGCCACAAAGTAATTTTTCTAAGTTTTGTTTCTAATACCTCAATTTAGTCATATCACTATATGACTAAATTGAGGTGTTTTGTATAGTTTTCAGTATTGGTACAGAATAAAttgtacattaatatattatgcaacaatatatattttgaaatgatgcagaaattttactaattttatgtatatgtggATTCCTAATTTTAGAGATGGTCAACCTTCAGCCAGATTTGTATTATGCAAAGGTTATGGAAAAGACGGTTTCAAATTTTTCACTAACTACGAAAGTAGAAAAGCCAAAGAATTGGTATGACAAttgctatttataaaatgatgtaGATGtagtaatttcataaattacaacattattttatttgttctttgTTAGGAAGAAAACCCCAAAGTTGCAGCAACATTTTACTGGGAAATACTTAACAGATCAGTAAGGATTGAAGGAGATGTTGAAAAACTTTCTGAGGaagaatcaattaaatattttcattctcgACCAGTTCCAAGTCAGATTGCAGCTTGTACTAGCTATCAAAGCAGTCCTATTGAATCAAGAGATGTGCTATGTGAGAGGGAAAAGGTTTTAGAAGCAGAATATATGATACCTGAAAAGCTGATTCCTAAACCTGCATTTTGGTATGGTTTTgttattagtaaatttatatg from Vanessa cardui chromosome 12, ilVanCard2.1, whole genome shotgun sequence encodes the following:
- the LOC124534115 gene encoding signal recognition particle receptor subunit beta codes for the protein METESEVIKEKIHTEPVLNDPRYITLLSLIVLLFTFLFWWCFSRRRHLRRSVLLTGLSDAGKTLLFVRLIYSQYRQTFTSMKENIEDYITSNKTLRIIDLPGQERLRNKFFDQYKTSAKAIVYVVDSVTIQKEIRDVAEYLYTILLDPVIQSNCPPLLILCNKQDQPMAKGSQVIKGLLEKEINLVRITKSSQLQSVDPSQSSNSTYLGKLGKDFEFSHLSCKVEIIECSANIGDDDNPTDITALQDWISKL
- the LOC124534114 gene encoding pyridoxine/pyridoxamine 5'-phosphate oxidase-like; this encodes MGTKYIQLCCNRNLHTVRKMSIDIGGMRIRYKDREETFLEKHLVSKEPFGQFKVWFEEACSRKEILEPNAMCLATATKDGQPSARFVLCKGYGKDGFKFFTNYESRKAKELEENPKVAATFYWEILNRSVRIEGDVEKLSEEESIKYFHSRPVPSQIAACTSYQSSPIESRDVLCEREKVLEAEYMIPEKLIPKPAFWGGYLIRPRSVEFWQGQRDRLHDRIKFRKPKEGEVPDEKLLHQGEDGWVFERLSP